Proteins encoded together in one Eublepharis macularius isolate TG4126 chromosome 2, MPM_Emac_v1.0, whole genome shotgun sequence window:
- the HNRNPA3 gene encoding heterogeneous nuclear ribonucleoprotein A3 isoform X2 yields MEGQDPKEPEQLRKLFIGGLSFETTDDSLREHFETWGTLTDCVVMRDPQTKRSRGFGFVTYSCVEEVDAAMAARPHKVDGRVVEPKRAVSREDSVKPGAHLTVKKIFVGGIKEDTEEYNLREYFEKYGKIETIEVMEDRQSGKKRGFAFVTFDDHDTVDKIVVQKYHTINGHNCEVKKALSKQEMQTATAQRNRGSSSGNFMGRGNFGGSGGSFGGRGGSFSSRGGYGSGGGGGGGGSRGSYGSGDGYNGFGDGGGNYGGGPGYGSRGGYGSSPSYGSPSSGYGGGGGGYDGYNEGGNFSGNYGGSGNYNEFGSYSGQQPSNYGPMKGGGSFGGRSSGSPYGGGYGSGGGSGGYGGRRF; encoded by the exons atggag GGCCAAGATCCTAAGGAACCAGAACAGTTGAGGAAGCTGTTTATTGGTGGCCTAAGCTTTGAAACTACGGATGATAGTTTAAGGGAACACTTTGAAACATGGGGCACGCTCACAGACTGTGTG GTGATGAGAGACCCTCAGACAAAACGTTCCCGTGGCTTTGGGTTTGTGACCTATTCTTGCGTGGAAGAGGTAGATGCTGCAATGGCAGCTCGACCACATAAGGTTGATGGACGTGTGGTGGAACCAAAGAGAGCAGTTTCCAGAGAA GATTCTGTGAAACCTGGTGCCCACTTAACAGTGAAGAAAATATTTGTTGGGGGAATTAAAGAAGACACAGAAGAATATAATTTAAGAGAATATTTCGAAAAATATGGCAAGATTGAAACCATAGAAGTAATGGAAGACAGGCagagtgggaagaaaagaggctttGCTTTTGTGACATTTGATGATCATGATACAGTTGACAAAATTGTTG ttcagaaaTACCATACTATTAATGGGCATAACTGTGAAGTGAAAAAAGCTCTCTCCAAGCAAGAAATGCAGACAGCAACTGCTCAGAGAA atcgtGGAAGCAGTTCAGGCAACTTCATGGGTCGTGGAAACTTTGGAGGCAGTGGTGGAAGCTTTGGTGGCCGAGGTGGAAGCTTTAGTAGCCGAG GAGGCTATGGTAGTggaggtggtggcggtggtggaggCAGCAGGGGAAGTTATGGAAGTGGCGATGGATACAATGGCTTTGGTGATG GTGGTGGGAACTATGGAGGTGGTCCTGGATATGGTAGCAGAGGAGGCTATGGTAGTAGCCCAAGCTATGGAAGCCCAAGCAGTGGGTATGGCGGAGGAGGTGGCGGCTATGATGGTTACAACGAAGGAGGAAACTTCAGTG GCAACTACGGTGGTAGTGGAAACTATAATGAATTTGGCAGTTACAGTGGACAGCAGCCATCAAACTATGGACCCATGAAAGGAGGTGGCAGCTTTGGTGGCAGAAGCTCAGGCAGTCCCTATGGTG GTGGATATGGATCTGGAGGAGGAAGTGGGGGCTATGGTGGAAGAAGATTCTAA
- the HNRNPA3 gene encoding heterogeneous nuclear ribonucleoprotein A3 isoform X1, with product MACKEEREAEDYKRRGRRSSQGQDPKEPEQLRKLFIGGLSFETTDDSLREHFETWGTLTDCVVMRDPQTKRSRGFGFVTYSCVEEVDAAMAARPHKVDGRVVEPKRAVSREDSVKPGAHLTVKKIFVGGIKEDTEEYNLREYFEKYGKIETIEVMEDRQSGKKRGFAFVTFDDHDTVDKIVVQKYHTINGHNCEVKKALSKQEMQTATAQRNRGSSSGNFMGRGNFGGSGGSFGGRGGSFSSRGGYGSGGGGGGGGSRGSYGSGDGYNGFGDGGGNYGGGPGYGSRGGYGSSPSYGSPSSGYGGGGGGYDGYNEGGNFSGNYGGSGNYNEFGSYSGQQPSNYGPMKGGGSFGGRSSGSPYGGGYGSGGGSGGYGGRRF from the exons ATGGCGtgtaaggaggagagagaggctgAAGATTAcaagaggaggggaagaagatCTTCACAG GGCCAAGATCCTAAGGAACCAGAACAGTTGAGGAAGCTGTTTATTGGTGGCCTAAGCTTTGAAACTACGGATGATAGTTTAAGGGAACACTTTGAAACATGGGGCACGCTCACAGACTGTGTG GTGATGAGAGACCCTCAGACAAAACGTTCCCGTGGCTTTGGGTTTGTGACCTATTCTTGCGTGGAAGAGGTAGATGCTGCAATGGCAGCTCGACCACATAAGGTTGATGGACGTGTGGTGGAACCAAAGAGAGCAGTTTCCAGAGAA GATTCTGTGAAACCTGGTGCCCACTTAACAGTGAAGAAAATATTTGTTGGGGGAATTAAAGAAGACACAGAAGAATATAATTTAAGAGAATATTTCGAAAAATATGGCAAGATTGAAACCATAGAAGTAATGGAAGACAGGCagagtgggaagaaaagaggctttGCTTTTGTGACATTTGATGATCATGATACAGTTGACAAAATTGTTG ttcagaaaTACCATACTATTAATGGGCATAACTGTGAAGTGAAAAAAGCTCTCTCCAAGCAAGAAATGCAGACAGCAACTGCTCAGAGAA atcgtGGAAGCAGTTCAGGCAACTTCATGGGTCGTGGAAACTTTGGAGGCAGTGGTGGAAGCTTTGGTGGCCGAGGTGGAAGCTTTAGTAGCCGAG GAGGCTATGGTAGTggaggtggtggcggtggtggaggCAGCAGGGGAAGTTATGGAAGTGGCGATGGATACAATGGCTTTGGTGATG GTGGTGGGAACTATGGAGGTGGTCCTGGATATGGTAGCAGAGGAGGCTATGGTAGTAGCCCAAGCTATGGAAGCCCAAGCAGTGGGTATGGCGGAGGAGGTGGCGGCTATGATGGTTACAACGAAGGAGGAAACTTCAGTG GCAACTACGGTGGTAGTGGAAACTATAATGAATTTGGCAGTTACAGTGGACAGCAGCCATCAAACTATGGACCCATGAAAGGAGGTGGCAGCTTTGGTGGCAGAAGCTCAGGCAGTCCCTATGGTG GTGGATATGGATCTGGAGGAGGAAGTGGGGGCTATGGTGGAAGAAGATTCTAA